One window of Mus caroli chromosome 11, CAROLI_EIJ_v1.1, whole genome shotgun sequence genomic DNA carries:
- the Mis12 gene encoding protein MIS12 homolog, which produces MSVDPMAYEAQFFGFTPQTCLLRIYVAFQDHLFEVMQAVEQVILKKLEDIPNCEITPVQTRKCTEKFLCFMKGRFDNLFGKMEQLILQSILCIPPNILLPEDKCQETNPFSEEKLQLLQQEIKELQEKYKVELCTEQALLAELEEQKTVKAKLRETLTFFDELENIGRYQGTSNFRESLASLVQSCRKLQSIRDNVEKESRRLETQ; this is translated from the coding sequence ATGTCTGTGGATCCGATGGCCTATGAGGCCCAGTTCTTTGGCTTCACACCACAGACTTGCCTGCTGAGGATCTACGTGGCATTTCAAGACCACCTGTTTGAAGTGATGCAGGCTGTTGAACAGGTTATCCTAAAGAAACTGGAGGACATTCCAAACTGTGAGATCACCCCTGTCCAGACTCGGAAATgcacagagaagtttctttgCTTCATGAAAGGACGCTTCGATAACCTTTTCGGCAAAATGGAGCAGCTGATTTTGCAGTCGATTTTGTGTATTCCCCCAAACATTCTGCTTCCTGAAGACAAGTGTCAGGAGACGAATCCTTTCAGTGAAGAAAAACTCCAGCTTCTCCAACAGGAAATCAAAGAGTTACAGGAGAAATACAAGGTTGAATTATGCACTGAGCAGGCCCTTCTTGCAGAATTAGAGGAACAGAAAACTGTTAAGGCCAAACTCAGAGAGAccttgactttctttgatgagcTTGAAAATATCGGCAGATATCAAGGAACTAGTAACTTTAGGGAGAGTTTGGCATCCCTGGTCCAGAGCTGCAGAAAACTTCAGAGCATTAGAGAcaatgtagaaaaagaaagcaggagacTGGAAACACAGTGA
- the LOC110304180 gene encoding uncharacterized protein LOC110304180 — MAKGPFSRKPWGPEQMYFDSDPEYEGLFDKPPLEEGHTARAPKSASSAGRKSGRRSSGRAPGTRAGLSRKAAVRPEPKEEEPPVEEGCYLDHFPHLSIFIYAAIAFSITSCIFTYIHLQLA; from the coding sequence ATGGCTAAAGGTCCCTTTTCGCGCAAGCCCTGGGGTCCAGAGCAGATGTATTTCGACTCTGACCCTGAATACGAGGGCCTGTTCGATAAGCCTCCCCTGGAGGAGGGCCACACTGCGCGTGCACCTAAGTCTGCATCCTCGGCTGGCAGGAAATCTGGTCGGCGTTCGAGTGGGAGGGCTCCGGGGACCCGCGCTGGGCTGTCCCGAAAGGCCGCCGTGCGTCCAGAGCCCAAGGAAGAAGAGCCTCCAGTGGAAGAGGGCTGCTACCTTGACCACTTCCCGCACCTCTCCATCTTCATCTACGCGGCCATCGCCTTCTCCATCACCTCCTGCATCTTCACCTATATCCATTTGCAGCTTGCCTAA